From Verrucomicrobia bacterium S94, the proteins below share one genomic window:
- a CDS encoding IS110 family transposase, translated as MNEAFKPKEHAMKEVYVGIDVHKDENVFGSAFDGRCRGELIGKCSADMNRTLTFIRRYMKNNNLTKEQLHLCYEAGPTGFVLARRLIKLGFDCQVIAPSKIPERAGDKVKTDRLDACKLARLHRAGELISVHIPNVEDEVIRDVCRGRTDAVNEVKRGKQQLSGFLLRNGYRYTKRGKQQLSGFLLRNGYRYTKRGKQQLSGFLLRNGYRYTGKAGWTEAHMRYLRELVMPERAQKMVMEEYLLRIDAATAQVGRIDHQMELLLQTWSRRAFVEALMGFRGFRTTAAMVLTAEVGDFLRFAHPKLFMGFPGMVPKENTTGNHRRQGNITKCGNSHARWMLIECAGHYRMPPKVSKALSKRQEGLSREVRALSWHAQNRLNNRWYKLMFRKVHHNKIQVAIARELSSYLWDLAHLVR; from the coding sequence ATGAACGAAGCATTCAAACCAAAGGAGCACGCCATGAAAGAAGTATACGTAGGAATTGATGTTCACAAAGATGAAAATGTATTCGGTTCAGCCTTTGACGGGCGTTGCAGGGGAGAGCTCATCGGAAAATGTTCGGCTGATATGAACCGGACACTGACCTTCATTCGGAGGTACATGAAAAATAACAACCTGACGAAGGAGCAACTGCACCTCTGCTATGAGGCCGGGCCGACGGGATTTGTATTGGCGCGGCGCCTGATTAAACTCGGATTTGACTGCCAGGTGATTGCTCCGTCGAAAATTCCGGAACGCGCCGGAGATAAAGTTAAAACCGACCGGCTGGATGCATGCAAACTCGCGCGGCTGCATCGGGCCGGTGAACTGATTTCCGTTCATATCCCGAATGTGGAGGACGAGGTGATCCGCGATGTCTGCCGCGGCCGCACCGATGCGGTGAATGAGGTGAAACGCGGGAAGCAGCAGCTCTCGGGTTTTCTGCTGCGCAATGGATACCGCTATACCAAACGCGGGAAGCAGCAGCTCTCGGGTTTTCTGCTGCGCAATGGATACCGCTATACCAAACGCGGGAAGCAGCAGCTCTCGGGTTTTCTGCTGCGCAATGGATACCGCTATACCGGGAAAGCCGGCTGGACCGAGGCGCATATGCGTTATCTGCGCGAACTGGTGATGCCGGAGCGTGCGCAGAAAATGGTAATGGAGGAATATCTGCTTCGAATCGATGCCGCTACGGCGCAGGTCGGACGGATTGATCATCAGATGGAACTGCTGCTGCAGACCTGGAGCCGCCGCGCGTTCGTTGAGGCGTTGATGGGCTTCCGGGGATTCAGGACGACCGCCGCGATGGTGCTCACCGCCGAGGTGGGGGACTTTCTGCGGTTCGCTCATCCGAAACTGTTCATGGGATTTCCGGGAATGGTTCCCAAAGAAAACACAACGGGTAACCATCGCCGGCAGGGAAATATCACCAAGTGCGGTAATTCGCATGCGCGCTGGATGCTCATTGAATGTGCCGGTCATTACCGTATGCCGCCAAAAGTTTCCAAAGCACTTTCCAAACGCCAGGAAGGATTGAGCCGCGAAGTGCGAGCACTCTCCTGGCACGCCCAGAACCGACTTAATAACCGTTGGTATAAATTGATGTTCAGAAAAGTGCATCACAATAAAATTCAAGTAGCCATCGCACGTGAGCTCTCCTCCTATCTATGGGATCTGGCTCACCTTGTGAGGTAA
- a CDS encoding IS5 family transposase (programmed frameshift), with amino-acid sequence MKITEAQYDKIAHVLPVQRGNVTLSNIEVLNAILYVAEHGCKWRGLPSRFGNWHTIYTRMNRWAKKGVLANVFDELQKQQLVKINLEAVSIDSTSIKVHPDGTGAFKKNGKQSIGKSRGGWTTKIHLIAANARIALDFSLSPGQAGDGPEGRKLLASWGEDRPEGICNVLMDKAYEGDETRQLVFDLDLTPVVPPKANRLEPWEYDKEMYKRRNEVERLFRRLKGFRRIFSRFEKLDVMFCAFIHFALTVDMLPLC; translated from the exons ATGAAAATAACCGAAGCCCAGTACGACAAAATCGCCCATGTGTTGCCGGTGCAGCGAGGCAACGTAACTCTTTCCAATATCGAGGTTTTAAACGCCATTCTCTATGTGGCCGAGCACGGCTGCAAGTGGCGCGGACTCCCCTCTCGCTTTGGAAACTGGCACACCATTTACACCCGCATGAACCGCTGGGCAAAAAAAGGCGTTCTCGCAAACGTGTTCGATGAACTGCAGAAACAGCAGCTCGTGAAGATCAACCTTGAAGCGGTGTCCATCGACAGCACCTCGATCAAGGTGCATCCCGACGGAACCGGCGCAT TTAAAAAAAACGGCAAACAATCCATAGGAAAGTCCCGTGGTGGCTGGACTACCAAGATCCATTTGATCGCCGCCAACGCCCGGATCGCACTGGATTTCTCCCTTTCCCCGGGACAAGCCGGTGATGGTCCGGAAGGTCGTAAACTACTGGCCAGCTGGGGCGAGGATCGCCCTGAAGGCATTTGCAATGTATTGATGGATAAGGCCTACGAAGGAGATGAAACCCGGCAGCTGGTGTTCGATCTTGACCTCACTCCCGTTGTGCCGCCCAAGGCCAATCGACTTGAACCTTGGGAATACGACAAGGAAATGTACAAGCGGCGCAATGAAGTGGAGCGCCTGTTCCGCCGCTTAAAAGGATTCCGTCGAATCTTCTCCCGCTTCGAGAAACTCGACGTAATGTTCTGTGCGTTCATCCACTTCGCCCTGACTGTGGACATGCTTCCGTTGTGTTAA
- a CDS encoding Dabb family protein: MITHSVFFKLKHPAGSAEEAAFLTEAQKLAVIPGVGNFQVLKETSPKNDFAYGLTMTFENQAAYDAYNNHPDHVAFVQQIWLKEVEAFQEIDHVPFGK, encoded by the coding sequence ATGATTACGCACTCCGTCTTCTTCAAACTGAAACACCCTGCGGGCTCTGCGGAGGAAGCTGCATTCCTGACTGAAGCGCAAAAACTGGCGGTAATTCCGGGCGTTGGAAATTTCCAGGTATTGAAAGAAACCAGCCCGAAAAACGATTTTGCCTATGGTCTGACGATGACGTTTGAAAACCAGGCCGCATACGACGCCTATAACAACCATCCGGACCATGTTGCTTTTGTTCAGCAGATCTGGCTGAAAGAAGTTGAAGCATTTCAGGAAATCGACCATGTCCCTTTCGGGAAATAA
- a CDS encoding MCE family protein has product MNKFSREVSVEILVGLFMFVVLIALSVFTIVLSREKLWSESYSYEFVFTEVGGLREGDSVYLRGMNVGRVKQTSLENSRVHVYATLDVPLQLRHGYKIEIVDASMLGGKYLKIYEGPEDAPLLGENVTILGSKPVDMIAELSEAVDGLQRMIKSVENGEGTLGQLLNDDTMYKNMAVLTEDLKGVVSRIAEGEGTVGKLLTDDAVYNDAAAMMANLRMISDRVANGEGTVGKLLSEDAELYENFDATMAAAREIAESINNGEGTLGMLVRDAKLYNETTLLVEDVRAAVDDLREASPVTSFGSVLFGAF; this is encoded by the coding sequence ATGAATAAATTCAGCCGTGAAGTCAGCGTTGAGATCCTGGTGGGTCTTTTCATGTTTGTGGTGCTCATTGCTCTCAGCGTTTTCACCATAGTGCTCAGCCGTGAAAAGCTGTGGAGCGAGAGTTATTCGTATGAATTTGTCTTTACCGAAGTCGGCGGTCTGCGCGAGGGCGATTCGGTTTATCTGCGCGGCATGAACGTCGGGCGGGTGAAGCAGACCTCGCTGGAAAACAGCCGTGTGCATGTTTATGCCACGCTGGATGTTCCGCTGCAGTTGCGTCATGGGTATAAGATTGAAATTGTCGATGCATCGATGCTGGGCGGAAAATACCTTAAAATCTACGAGGGCCCCGAAGACGCACCGCTGCTGGGTGAAAATGTAACCATTCTCGGCTCCAAACCGGTTGATATGATTGCGGAGCTGTCTGAAGCGGTTGACGGGCTTCAGCGTATGATTAAATCGGTGGAAAACGGTGAAGGTACGCTGGGGCAGCTTTTGAATGACGATACCATGTATAAAAACATGGCGGTGCTGACGGAAGATCTGAAGGGGGTTGTCAGCCGTATTGCTGAAGGGGAGGGCACCGTGGGTAAATTGCTGACCGACGATGCCGTCTATAACGATGCTGCCGCAATGATGGCGAATCTGCGTATGATTTCCGACCGGGTTGCCAACGGTGAGGGAACGGTGGGCAAACTGCTCTCCGAAGATGCCGAGCTCTATGAAAATTTCGATGCCACCATGGCCGCCGCCCGGGAGATTGCTGAAAGCATTAATAACGGGGAAGGTACGCTTGGTATGCTGGTGCGCGATGCCAAACTTTATAATGAAACTACGCTACTGGTTGAAGATGTCCGCGCTGCGGTTGACGATCTGCGCGAAGCCTCTCCGGTAACATCGTTCGGCAGTGTGCTCTTTGGTGCGTTTTAG
- a CDS encoding DUF4238 domain-containing protein, with protein sequence MASNKNQHYVPQCYLRQFADADCSATINLFNLDRKTFIQKAPIKGQCSKSYFYGEDLELEKALQPFESQYSLVVSEIVKNGYRLTNEHRFFLKRFWLLQYMRTEAASRRAIELNEKMGETVGETAREFKLGLKEAVQQSMLMFIREMKVIDDLSICLIKNESDTSFITSDDPAVLTNRWHLQNRKTRGRSFGLGTGGNLCLLPLSPKIICLLYDEHVYTVAHKNGWVKIKDNRDADAINQHQVLNCRANIFTHDNQSATALSSLYTAIESSRPPTRVKINYAVLDQEVDGYKKYRVVDREDAPEHTNALMHFQSINPTPTAWPKQIRLRQDGYVYTNGSGAGYVRKEHVPQMSDRGYWKEKIVK encoded by the coding sequence ATGGCATCCAATAAAAATCAGCATTATGTCCCCCAATGTTATCTTCGTCAGTTTGCCGATGCTGACTGCTCAGCTACAATAAACCTCTTCAATCTTGACCGGAAAACGTTCATACAAAAAGCTCCTATAAAAGGTCAGTGCTCAAAGAGTTATTTCTACGGCGAAGATTTAGAGTTAGAAAAAGCACTTCAGCCATTCGAATCACAATATTCCTTAGTTGTTTCTGAAATTGTAAAAAATGGATACAGACTGACTAATGAACATCGGTTTTTCCTAAAACGGTTTTGGCTTTTGCAATATATGAGGACAGAAGCGGCCTCTAGACGAGCCATTGAATTAAACGAAAAAATGGGGGAAACAGTTGGTGAGACAGCACGAGAATTTAAGCTTGGTTTAAAAGAAGCAGTTCAGCAATCAATGCTTATGTTCATAAGGGAAATGAAGGTTATAGATGATTTAAGTATTTGTCTTATTAAAAACGAATCAGACACTAGCTTTATCACCTCTGATGACCCAGCTGTACTTACCAACCGATGGCATCTGCAGAATAGAAAAACACGGGGCAGATCTTTTGGTTTAGGAACAGGAGGGAATCTTTGCCTACTACCTCTAAGCCCTAAAATAATATGTCTCTTATATGATGAACATGTTTATACAGTTGCGCACAAAAATGGATGGGTAAAAATTAAAGATAATCGTGATGCAGACGCAATTAATCAGCATCAAGTCCTTAATTGCAGAGCTAATATTTTCACACACGATAATCAATCTGCGACAGCTCTTTCATCATTATACACCGCAATCGAATCTAGTCGTCCCCCTACTCGTGTCAAAATTAACTATGCCGTACTTGATCAAGAGGTTGATGGATATAAGAAATACAGAGTAGTAGACCGTGAAGATGCTCCGGAACACACCAATGCATTAATGCATTTCCAATCTATAAACCCAACACCAACGGCTTGGCCAAAACAAATACGTTTGAGGCAAGATGGTTATGTTTACACAAATGGATCTGGTGCTGGATATGTAAGAAAAGAGCATGTGCCACAGATGAGTGATCGTGGATACTGGAAAGAGAAAATAGTAAAATAA
- a CDS encoding IS66 family transposase yields MHPMDFNRENFDLLLEKSASFEALESESEQLKSKIKILEEKVQYLLKKLFGRSSEKLSPDQMELAFEELYALQKQLEEAEESADEMPQPEDPKDSRRGKRKPLKERVPEDLPVERVVIIPDEVQEEPELYKKIGEETVEELDVVPSRYFRRIIVREKYVLIDDREAAPVIAPAPERLIQNSYASAGLIAQIILNKYCDHLPLYRQEWILKYRYDIEVSRKTMGNWMYLTANWLTMIYESLRNEIRQSGYIQADETVIKHQDKQKDYCPNGYLWVYHSPGVGALFEWFASRANECLDGMLTDFSGYLQSDGYEAYPCWLNKPDHTEEKESIIHAGCWAHARRKFVEAGDSISRKIVKHIAKLYRIETDLRKTPELDRSAVRQKDASPILEKLKTILEREKTRQLPKSKLGEAIRYTLSRWDSLTHYVDHSRLEIDNNLVENAIRPTAIGKKNFLFFGSPDSGQTSAVIYSLVETCRKLDINPADYLREVLDALPTMDSRDAPDWTPAQWKARRENAEPAPSSKTLSASREAA; encoded by the coding sequence ATGCATCCCATGGATTTTAATCGGGAAAACTTCGATCTGCTGCTGGAGAAGAGCGCTTCTTTTGAAGCGCTCGAATCCGAAAGTGAGCAGCTTAAATCCAAAATAAAAATCCTGGAAGAGAAGGTTCAGTATCTGCTGAAGAAACTGTTCGGGCGCAGTTCGGAAAAACTGAGTCCGGATCAGATGGAGCTGGCCTTTGAAGAACTCTACGCATTGCAGAAGCAGCTGGAGGAGGCCGAAGAGTCGGCGGATGAGATGCCGCAACCGGAGGATCCAAAAGACTCTCGTCGCGGGAAACGTAAACCACTGAAAGAACGGGTGCCGGAAGATCTGCCTGTTGAACGGGTTGTGATCATTCCGGATGAAGTACAGGAAGAACCGGAGCTCTATAAGAAAATTGGCGAAGAAACGGTTGAAGAACTCGACGTGGTTCCGTCCCGTTACTTTCGTCGTATTATTGTCCGCGAAAAATATGTCCTGATCGATGATCGTGAAGCCGCTCCGGTGATTGCCCCGGCCCCGGAGCGACTGATTCAAAACAGCTATGCCTCAGCCGGACTCATCGCACAGATTATTCTGAACAAATACTGCGACCATCTTCCCCTGTATCGACAGGAATGGATTTTAAAGTATCGGTACGATATCGAAGTCAGTCGGAAAACGATGGGCAACTGGATGTATCTGACGGCCAATTGGCTGACGATGATTTATGAATCCCTTCGAAATGAAATTCGACAAAGTGGATATATTCAGGCCGACGAAACTGTTATCAAGCATCAGGACAAGCAAAAGGACTACTGTCCTAACGGATACCTATGGGTTTATCACAGCCCGGGGGTCGGCGCGCTGTTCGAATGGTTCGCAAGCCGGGCCAATGAGTGTCTGGACGGAATGCTCACGGATTTTTCCGGCTATCTGCAAAGCGACGGCTACGAAGCGTATCCATGCTGGTTGAATAAACCGGACCACACTGAAGAAAAAGAATCCATCATCCATGCAGGGTGCTGGGCCCATGCACGTCGCAAGTTCGTAGAGGCCGGCGACTCCATCTCGCGCAAAATCGTCAAACACATCGCCAAGCTCTACCGCATCGAAACCGACCTGCGGAAGACGCCTGAACTCGACCGATCCGCAGTTCGTCAGAAGGACGCATCACCCATCCTGGAAAAACTGAAAACCATTCTGGAGCGAGAAAAGACACGTCAGCTCCCGAAAAGCAAACTCGGCGAAGCCATTCGCTACACTCTGAGCCGGTGGGACAGCCTCACTCATTATGTCGATCACAGCCGCCTGGAAATCGACAACAACCTCGTGGAGAATGCCATCCGGCCCACGGCCATCGGCAAGAAGAACTTCCTGTTCTTCGGCAGCCCGGACTCCGGACAGACCAGCGCAGTCATTTACAGCCTGGTCGAAACCTGTCGCAAACTCGATATCAACCCCGCCGACTATCTGAGAGAAGTCCTGGACGCCCTGCCGACCATGGACAGTCGGGATGCCCCCGACTGGACGCCAGCCCAATGGAAGGCGCGCCGGGAAAACGCCGAACCTGCTCCATCATCCAAGACCTTATCAGCATCTCGCGAGGCTGCATAG
- a CDS encoding DUF255 domain-containing protein, giving the protein MKKTWFALLFTVQLVLSSFGQFGDPFEVTVTPDSDRVRVDVNVPESHYLYADSFKVLDALGNEQAALQLPETKEVTDPNTGKPKPVYAHSFSAEYNWAPASGGAGAVHVKYWGCNDEVCFLPQTKVVELEAPAGSSETALKTAQTEAEFNDWKSERDRFAVGGSAVGYMRAEDFIDFLDTAENGGEAVKVSSFKLFLSDPVAFVRESGLLLTIIFILFGGLLLNLTPCVLPMVPINLAIIGAGAQAGSKGRGFALGGVYGLGIALVYGLLGVGVVLTGSQFGTIQANPWFNLGIALIFVVLALAMFDVFHIDFSRFQSKLGGGTQKQGSFWVALTMGAVAALLAGACVAPVVIAVLLLATNVYEANAAAGLALPFVLGIGMALPWPFAGAGLAFLPKPGKWMEYVKYGFGVGIIFFALYYGNLSFRAFKPADITDEGEIEGHMVIDGSSNAGLAEVFAEAHAAGKPIFLDFWASWCKNCKAMDKTTFKDEMVKARLADYTFIKYIAEDPTDENTLAVMNEFGVQGLPTFVVLNPR; this is encoded by the coding sequence ATGAAGAAAACCTGGTTCGCATTGTTGTTCACGGTACAGTTAGTACTTTCATCCTTTGGTCAGTTCGGCGACCCTTTTGAGGTTACCGTTACTCCGGACTCCGACAGAGTCCGCGTCGATGTCAACGTCCCTGAGTCGCATTATCTCTATGCGGACAGTTTCAAGGTGCTGGACGCTCTTGGAAATGAACAGGCTGCTTTGCAGCTTCCCGAAACTAAAGAGGTCACCGATCCGAATACCGGGAAGCCGAAGCCGGTTTATGCGCATTCTTTTTCTGCCGAATATAACTGGGCTCCCGCTTCCGGAGGTGCCGGCGCGGTGCACGTGAAATACTGGGGCTGTAACGACGAGGTCTGTTTTCTTCCGCAGACCAAGGTGGTTGAACTGGAAGCGCCGGCGGGGTCCTCGGAAACCGCGTTGAAAACCGCTCAGACGGAAGCAGAGTTCAATGACTGGAAAAGCGAGCGGGACCGCTTTGCTGTCGGCGGATCTGCGGTGGGCTACATGCGCGCCGAAGATTTTATTGATTTTCTGGATACGGCAGAAAACGGAGGTGAAGCGGTGAAGGTCAGCAGTTTTAAGCTGTTTCTTTCCGATCCGGTGGCCTTTGTTCGCGAGTCGGGACTGCTGTTGACCATTATCTTTATTCTGTTCGGCGGGCTTTTGCTGAACCTTACTCCCTGCGTCCTTCCGATGGTGCCGATCAATCTGGCCATCATCGGCGCCGGCGCGCAGGCCGGATCGAAAGGGCGAGGATTTGCACTGGGCGGTGTGTATGGTCTGGGCATTGCGCTCGTGTATGGATTGCTCGGTGTGGGCGTTGTATTGACGGGTTCGCAGTTCGGTACCATTCAGGCTAATCCCTGGTTTAATCTGGGTATTGCGCTGATTTTTGTGGTGCTGGCTCTGGCTATGTTTGATGTCTTCCACATTGATTTCTCCCGATTCCAGTCAAAACTGGGCGGTGGTACACAGAAGCAGGGTAGTTTTTGGGTGGCATTGACGATGGGGGCTGTGGCAGCACTGCTTGCAGGAGCCTGTGTTGCTCCGGTGGTGATTGCTGTGCTCCTGCTGGCTACCAATGTCTATGAAGCCAACGCTGCGGCCGGTCTGGCACTGCCGTTTGTGCTGGGTATCGGAATGGCGTTACCCTGGCCGTTTGCCGGTGCCGGCCTCGCTTTTCTTCCCAAACCGGGAAAATGGATGGAGTATGTGAAATACGGTTTCGGCGTGGGTATCATCTTCTTTGCGCTTTACTACGGAAACCTGAGTTTCCGTGCATTTAAACCGGCCGATATCACTGATGAAGGTGAGATAGAGGGGCATATGGTCATCGATGGATCTTCAAATGCCGGTCTGGCCGAAGTGTTTGCTGAAGCGCATGCCGCTGGAAAACCGATTTTCCTGGATTTCTGGGCAAGCTGGTGCAAGAACTGCAAAGCAATGGATAAAACCACCTTTAAAGATGAGATGGTAAAGGCGCGTCTCGCGGACTATACCTTCATCAAATATATCGCCGAGGATCCTACAGATGAAAATACATTGGCGGTGATGAACGAATTCGGCGTTCAGGGGCTGCCTACCTTTGTTGTGCTTAACCCCCGGTAA
- a CDS encoding CCA tRNA nucleotidyltransferase, whose translation MDKTVAQRTVATGVVQTLRDRGYIAFFAGGCVRDELLGRTPKDYDVATDAHPEKVEKIFPKTVPIGKAFGVIAVIQNHQIIEVATFREETGTLDGRHPETITFSAAKEDALRRDFTINGMFFDPIQNELHDYVHGRRDLERRLISAIGDPAERFREDHLRMLRAVRFAHTLDFEIDPETETAIQAMAPLIRNISAERIELELTRTLTESSRAGRALKHLHALGLMQYILPELVPMDGQKQPPQFHPEGDVFEHTCLMLDAINEIPQTDAFTRRELAYSVLLHDVGKPSTASVGPGTDGQTRIRFNGHAAVGARMAEDILLRLKFPNIEKKRIITAIAGHMRFMDVRNMKASTLRKMIGADTFELEMALHRLDCLGSHRILENYDFIRAYQEKMADEPILPKPLVNGRDVMNLGIDEGRTVGRILKAVYNAQMEGQIRSKEDALIWIKEKYL comes from the coding sequence ATGGATAAAACAGTCGCACAGAGAACCGTAGCGACCGGCGTGGTACAGACGCTGCGCGACCGGGGATATATCGCCTTTTTTGCCGGCGGCTGCGTCCGGGATGAGCTGCTCGGCCGCACTCCCAAAGATTATGATGTAGCGACTGATGCCCATCCTGAGAAAGTGGAAAAAATTTTCCCGAAAACTGTGCCGATCGGCAAAGCCTTCGGTGTAATTGCGGTCATTCAGAATCATCAGATCATCGAGGTGGCCACCTTCCGCGAAGAAACCGGCACCCTGGATGGACGCCATCCGGAAACCATCACCTTTTCGGCCGCCAAAGAGGACGCTCTCCGCCGCGACTTCACGATCAACGGTATGTTTTTTGATCCGATTCAGAACGAACTGCACGATTATGTCCATGGGCGCCGTGATCTGGAACGCCGACTGATTTCCGCTATCGGCGATCCTGCGGAACGGTTCCGCGAAGATCATCTTCGGATGTTGAGGGCGGTACGTTTTGCACACACACTGGATTTTGAAATCGATCCCGAAACAGAAACAGCCATTCAGGCGATGGCCCCGCTTATCCGGAACATCAGTGCAGAACGTATTGAACTGGAGCTGACCCGTACACTGACGGAAAGCAGCAGAGCCGGCCGTGCACTTAAACACCTGCATGCACTCGGTCTGATGCAGTATATCCTTCCCGAACTGGTTCCCATGGACGGACAGAAACAGCCGCCGCAGTTTCATCCGGAAGGTGATGTCTTTGAACACACCTGCCTGATGCTTGATGCCATCAATGAAATTCCGCAAACCGATGCATTCACCCGGCGCGAACTGGCCTACTCCGTCCTGCTGCATGATGTCGGCAAACCGTCCACCGCGTCAGTCGGGCCGGGAACGGACGGCCAAACCCGTATCCGATTCAACGGACACGCTGCCGTCGGAGCCCGCATGGCCGAAGACATTCTGCTTCGGCTGAAATTTCCGAATATTGAAAAGAAACGCATCATTACCGCCATCGCCGGGCATATGCGGTTTATGGACGTCCGGAATATGAAAGCCTCCACCCTGCGCAAAATGATCGGAGCCGACACCTTTGAACTCGAAATGGCTCTGCACCGGCTCGATTGCCTGGGTTCACACCGCATACTCGAAAATTATGATTTTATCCGCGCCTATCAGGAAAAAATGGCGGATGAACCGATTCTTCCGAAACCGCTGGTCAACGGCAGAGATGTCATGAATCTGGGCATTGATGAAGGCAGAACCGTCGGCCGGATCCTGAAAGCGGTATACAATGCCCAGATGGAGGGTCAGATCCGCAGCAAAGAGGATGCCCTCATCTGGATTAAGGAAAAATATCTTTAA
- a CDS encoding DUF3108 domain-containing protein: MIRRRSFLAGTLSLPFFPGLSHASEPTEKRLSAFEPGEQLRYSLGWQFIVAGYATLEVLPDENQDGVKLRSFQMQARTRKIVDSIFKVRDTLSSLTTYDVDRSMGYSKIQREGKTKRDITVDFDWENMEAHYFEARKQKSVVTPVQANTLDPLSAFYFVRRQELEVGKTIEGPMTDGKRCKIARIEVKERKTIKVNGKKYDCFRLKPDISDVGGVFEKSKDAKIEIWCTADHRHIPVLLKSKVAVGSFKAELIPDE; encoded by the coding sequence ATGATCCGACGCAGATCGTTTCTGGCAGGTACGCTCAGTCTACCTTTTTTCCCCGGCTTATCGCACGCGAGCGAACCGACTGAAAAACGACTCTCTGCATTTGAGCCGGGGGAGCAACTGAGGTACAGCCTGGGCTGGCAGTTTATTGTGGCGGGCTATGCAACGCTGGAGGTGCTGCCTGATGAAAATCAGGATGGGGTCAAATTGCGCAGTTTCCAGATGCAGGCCAGAACCCGGAAAATCGTAGATTCCATCTTCAAAGTGCGGGACACGCTTTCCTCACTCACCACCTATGATGTGGACCGTTCGATGGGCTATTCAAAAATTCAGCGCGAGGGAAAAACAAAGCGGGATATTACGGTGGATTTTGACTGGGAGAATATGGAGGCCCATTATTTTGAAGCCCGGAAGCAGAAGTCGGTGGTGACGCCGGTTCAGGCAAATACACTGGATCCGCTTTCGGCCTTTTATTTTGTGCGCCGGCAGGAACTTGAAGTGGGTAAAACCATTGAAGGTCCGATGACGGATGGGAAACGCTGCAAAATTGCGCGGATCGAGGTGAAAGAACGTAAAACCATAAAAGTAAATGGAAAAAAGTATGACTGCTTTCGTCTGAAGCCGGATATTTCCGATGTTGGAGGCGTTTTTGAAAAAAGCAAGGATGCTAAAATTGAGATCTGGTGCACGGCGGATCACCGGCACATTCCGGTCCTGCTGAAGAGCAAAGTGGCGGTCGGCAGTTTTAAAGCGGAACTGATCCCGGATGAATAA
- a CDS encoding transposase codes for MLSLTGSLRVFLAVEPVDLRKSFNGLHTVVLEQLKEDPCSGALFVFTNRRRTLIKSLYWDGTGMWVMIKRLEQGRFTWPKGVTGDDKKLELAPESLSLLLDGVDLRRGSLKPWYQR; via the coding sequence ATGCTGAGCCTAACAGGATCGCTGCGGGTGTTTCTTGCCGTGGAGCCGGTTGATTTGCGGAAGAGTTTTAACGGGTTGCATACCGTTGTGCTCGAACAACTGAAGGAAGATCCCTGTTCCGGGGCGTTGTTTGTTTTTACGAACCGGCGAAGAACCTTGATCAAATCGCTTTACTGGGATGGAACGGGAATGTGGGTGATGATTAAGCGGTTGGAGCAGGGGCGCTTTACCTGGCCGAAAGGCGTAACGGGCGATGATAAAAAGCTGGAGCTTGCCCCGGAATCCCTATCGCTTCTACTGGACGGAGTGGATCTCAGACGCGGCTCTCTCAAGCCGTGGTATCAGCGATAA